Proteins from one Elgaria multicarinata webbii isolate HBS135686 ecotype San Diego chromosome 3, rElgMul1.1.pri, whole genome shotgun sequence genomic window:
- the PQBP1 gene encoding polyglutamine-binding protein 1, whose amino-acid sequence MPLPVALQSRLARRGLLKHVEPEPEEEIIAEDYDDDHVDYEATRIENLAPNWYKVIDPVCGLPYYWNMETDLVSWLSPNDPSSVVTKAAKKLKNNLDTEEKTERLHEKVERDEVKERRYHRREELAPYPKSKKSNRKDEELDPMDPSAYSDAPRGTWSTGLPKRNEAKTGADTTAAGPLFQQRPYPSPGAVLRANAEASRAKQQD is encoded by the exons ATGCCACTGCCAGTGGCGCTTCAGTCCCGCCTGGCCAGGCGAGGCCTGCTGAAACATGTAGAGCCTG AGCCAGAGGAGGAAATCATTGCAGAAGATTATGATGACGACCATGTTGACTATGAAGCCACTAGGATTgagaacctggccccaaactggtACAAAGTCATCGACCCTGTCTG CGGCCTCCCTTACTATTGGAACATGGAGACTGATCTGGTTTCGTGGCTCTCGCCCAACGATCCCAGCTCTGTGGTGACCAAAGCAGCCAAGAAGCTGAAGAACAATTTAG ACACTGAGGAAAAAACGGAGCGCTTGCATGAGAAGGTGGAGCGGGATGAGGTGAAGGAGCGTCGCTACCACCGACGGGAGGAGCTGGCCCCCTACCCCAAGAGCAAGAAAT CAAACCGGAAGGATGAAGAACTAGATCCCATGGACCCCAGCGCTTACTCGGATGCTCCCCG GGGGACCTGGTCCACCGGGCTGCCCAAGCGGAACGAGGCCAAGACTGGTGCGGATACCACAGCAGCCGGCCCGCTCTTCCAGCAGCGCCCCTACCCGAGCCCTGGCGCTGTCCTGCGGGCTAACGCTGAAGCTTCCCGGGCTAAGCAGCAGGACTGA
- the SLC35A2 gene encoding UDP-galactose translocator, with protein sequence MAAAGGPGSDGGSPAAAGGNRQLKYISLAVLVVQNASLILSIRYVRTLPGDRFFATSAVVMAEILKGVTCLLLIFIQKQGNLKQFATSLYDSIVVQYMDTLKLAVPSLIYTLQNNLQYVAISNLPAATFQVTYQLKILTTAVFSVLMLRKSLSRLQWLSLMLLFAGVAIVQVEQQQAGGKPAPGGEGMQQSYIVGLVAVVVSCLSSGFAGVYFEKILKGSAASVWLRNVQLGIFGTLLGLLGMWSAEGAAVAQRGFFFGYTPLVWAVILNQAFGGLLVAVVVKYADNILKGFATSFSIVVSTVASIYLFDFHLNLLFALGAGLVIGAVYLYSLPKGSLASRSLVGMATQQQGHAAQSKELPSVTTDGFLSKISAKEKGS encoded by the exons ATGGCAGCAGCTGGGGGCCCGGGAAGCGACGGCGGGAGTCCGGCGGCTGCAGGAG GGAACCGACAGTTGAAGTACATCAGCTTAGCTGTCTTGGTGGTACAGAATGCCTCTCTTATCCTCAGCATCCGCTATGTGCGCACACTGCCTGGAGACCGATTCTTTGCCACTTCGGCTGTGGTCATGGCTGAAATCCTTAAGGGAGTCACCTGTCTGCTGCTCATCTTCATTCAGAAGCAAG gTAACTTGAAACAGTTTGCCACTTCCCTGTATGACTCCATTGTGGTGCAGTACATGGACACACTCAAACTAGCAGTGCCTTCTCTCATTTACACCCTCCAAAATAACCTGCAATATGTGGCCATCTCCAACCTGCCTGCAGCCACCTTCCAG GTCACCTACCAGCTGAAGATCCTCACCACAGCCGTCTTCTCTGTGCTGATGCTCCGCAAAAGCCTCTCCCGTCTCCAGTGGCTGTCCCTCATGCTCCTTTTTGCCGGTGTAGCCATTGTCCAGGTGGAGCAACAGCAGGCGGGGGGCAAGCCCGCCCCCGGGGGCGAGGGGATGCAACAAAGCTACATTGTGGGGCTTGTGGCCGTGGTGGTGTCGTGCCTCTCGTCTGGCTTTGCCGGGGTCTATTTTGAAAAGATCCTCAAGGGCAGCGCAGCCTCGGTCTGGCTCCGTAACGTCCAACTGGGCATCTTCGGGACCTTGCTGGGGCTGTTGGGCATGTGGTCCGCAGAGGGGGCAGCCGTGGCTCAGCGTGGATTCTTCTTTGGCTACACCCCGCTGGTGTGGGCGGTGATCCTGAACCAGGCCTTTGGTGGCCTCCTGGTGGCTGTAGTTGTGAAATACGCTGACAACATCCTCAAGGGGTTTGCCACCTCCTTCTCCATCGTGGTGTCCACCGTGGCTTCCATCTACCTCTTTGACTTCCACCTCAACCTGCTCTTTGCTCTAGGAGCCGGGCTGGTCATAGGGGCGGTCTATCTGTACAGCTTGCCCAAGGGATCTTTGGCCAGCCGGTCCTTAGTGGGGATGGCTACACAGCAGCAGGGCCATGCTGCACAGAGCAAGGAACTTCCTTCCGTGACTACAGATGGCTTCCTGTCCAA GATCTCGGCTAAAGAAAAAGGCTCTTAA